DNA sequence from the Thunnus albacares chromosome 22, fThuAlb1.1, whole genome shotgun sequence genome:
acaaAGCCAATTAGTATCACCTTTAAATAAGGCATTGTTAATAAAGGTTTTATAATTAGTGACAAGTGGCTTTATAtatggttaataaataatttattaatgctTTATAGGTCAGTTTGAAGTCAATAATAAGTCCAAGTTTTGTGTTGCCATGTTGTGTAAAATCTCTTTGGTTACTATGTTTGGTACCACTTTCTAACGAGGCACATTTATAAATTACTTATATAATTACTATTATAAATATTACTAACACTTTAAATGTCAATTATAAACCATTAATAAGAACCACCAGTGAGCTCCAATGGATTGTTCGACCAGTTTCCTTTGGGGAAGGTTTGCAGAATATCTAGACtaaaatccattttttaaaataacttatttacaataaaaactctAGTGTTAATGGATTATTAGGAAGCTAGAGACCCATGAGTATTTATTAATAGATAAGCAACATTTACAACAGCATTATTACCAAATACAAATGATACACAATAGCTAAAGGGATTGTTTACAACTTAgcaacccaaaacaaaacatgtgtaaattatgaattaataatgagtaaatacattacatttaaaaaaggctGCCATATTAGAAAATGATGCCCTGCTGAATCTGTAATAATGGAGTTACCTCTCTCgtttgttgaaaataagaagGATTTCTGTGACCCACCCTGCATAAAGCACACAGAATATGGCTGCGTAGTATCTGtgttattaataaataattaagcaGAGCTGGTATCTCCACAAAATCTGACTCTAAAATACTGACTCAACTACTGGATGTCATATTTCCCAAACCAACAGCAGCTGCATGTAAATGAAGCTACATCTACTCCAGCTAGACTATCTGGACTGGTATATTGGCCCATATTGGTATGAGTATTGACAAGTAACAAGAAatttcattttggaaatgtcAATACATGTGAGGTAAACTTATTAGGATCTGCTCGGTACATATTGTTgtcacaattctttaataaACCAAACAGAAAGGATCCTGATTGTTTATGTTATGTGATCATGGAAAAATGAATATTGACcgatatgtctgtttttttaaactctcaatTATCAGTGTAAGTATATCAGCCACAAAAATCCAGTAACTTTGACCACTGTTGGTTCATGGATGTGAAAGACTTTGTACTCaaattttctttctgtttgcaCCTTTTTAAAACTTGTACTTCTTCTTGAACTGTGTGTCCATTGCAGTGTGTGTTCTTGggaaatttgcatttttacttaTTGAGTTGCTTGATTGTCCAACAAAATTAATAACCATTGAATGACATAATATAAGGGGGTTTGTTCGGCAGAGCAGAACTGGTCAGTCTTCTCCCCAGTGTGTAAATTaaagcagaaattaaaaaatataaccAGCTTTCTTCACTATTAGACTACAAACTGTATGTCTGCTGTCTGTGATACATCTCAGTCTTCTtaaccacaaaaacacaagacacaacAGAGATTTTAGGTCATAGAGACAGTCCTACTTTGCATACAAGACACAAATCATGATACTACACACTGAATCTACAGTAGCCACGGGAatataaataattcatttcaggAAAAGGATCTATTTGCCACCGTGCCTCTGCGGCGCGTGTGCACCTGGTGCCATTTGGTCACGGCAGAAGCGTCTCCAATTATCCAGGAGCACATCCCTGGATTTCTCTGCGCACTTTGCCTCCGGATCCACATTGATTTTGAGCAAAGGCGTGATCAATGCGGACGACACGAGAAACACGCACATGAATAACTTAATGCGGGATGATTGATTCGTATTTGCGCACAAGTTTGCGCAAAGAAATTaaacaacacagagagggaaaTCTCAACATATGTAGGGAAGAAGATGATTAAAATTGGATGGTTTTGTGAGCAGGACAAGTTGTTCCCATGTTTCCTGCTGTGATCGCCGTTTCTTCACGTGATATGTAGCTAAAATGATCTTTCTACTCTGGTCCTCCTCAGTCCCCTACCAGATCTTCATGAGTGGGCTGTTTAAATGGTCGTAGCTGCCGAAGGACACGCCACACACACCCAGCTACCCTTTGCAAAGCGCACTTAACGGATGTTAATGGGAAATAATCGGCAAGTTTGAGAAGAGAAATGGTGGCGGGCGGCTGCTCGGTTCAGCACGCTGGACAGCGCACGGGGAAGTTGGAGAGGACGGCGGCGCGCGGACACACGAGGatttaattgaaattaatttttGGGGAGAGGCTGGAGACATGAGCGACGGGTGACCATGATTAATTTCAGGTGCTTATTATTAACAACAGGCGCAGGTAACCCGATAGCGGACTTTCTGGAGTGAGACATGGACTTTGCTGAAATTATTTTCGCTTTGTTCATCGTCGTGGTCGCGGTCGTCTCGCTGTTGTCAAACTTATTGGTGCTGCTATGTTTCGTCCACAGCACCGAGATACGCAGGCAGGTGCCCGGTGTTTTCACCATGAACTTGTCCTTCTGCAACATACTCATCACTGTTCTGAACATGCCGGCCACCTTGGTGGGGATTATCAGAAACCAGCAGCCTTTTGGGGATTGCATTTGCCACACGGTGAGCTTTCTGGAGACTTTTCTGACTGCAAACACTATGCTGAGCATGGCAGCTCTAAGCATAGACCGGTGGATAGCGGTGGTCTTCCCGCTCAGTTACTCCACTAAAATGCGCTACAAGGACGCGCTGATCATGGTGTGCTACTCCTGGCTCCACTCCTTCACCTTCTCCCTGACGGCGCTGCTCTTCTCCTGGCTCGACTACAGCGACGTGTACGCGTCCTGCACCTTGCAGCCGAGCAAAGGAGGCAGCGACAGGATTAAGTTTTCAATCTTCACCGTGGTTTTCCACGCCACTAGCTTCATCCTGTCCCTGCTCATCCTGTGTTTCACCTACTTGAAGGTGCTGAAAGTCGCCAGGTTTCACTGCAAGAGGATTGACATTATCACCATGCAGACTCTTTTCCTGCTGGTCGACATTCACCCAAGGTAGTTCACCTAATACTTTCCCTCATTTATACGCATGTTTTCTTATTGCACTTCAAATGTAGGCTAtatataactaataataatgCACACGTCTTGTCACAAATGTTGCAaactttgctgttttcagcGTCAAACAGAGATGTTTAGCTgagcaaaagaggagaaagCAGAGAGCCACAAAGAAGATCAGCATCTTCATCGGCTCATTCATCATCTGCTTTGCTCCTTATGTAATTACAAGGTAAGTCGAGTTGAGAGTAAACCATGAATCATTTAATTTACTGCAAATGTCTTGTACAACTCTTAGAAAATGAACGAGCCCCTCTTATAATGATACAGCCTGAGCAATTACCTTGTGAATAATTTGGTTGTTTAGTCTGAATATAACGAGTGAATAACTCATTAGCTTTGTTTTGTGTGGTGTAAAGACTCATAAGATACAGCTCTCTCATAACATTGGATCAGATTAGTGTAACATCAACACCTACAGTGCACAATCACATAACAGTTTGTCCTCAGTTAACACCACACTGCTCATTTTCACCTGGTGATTTGAATTCTTATATTTCTAAGAGCCATGAGATGGCTCATTAGACACCTGCATTGCCCCGTAAACAGGTGGCTCTGAATGGTGGTtccacagaaataaacatggtCAAGGACAATAGACAGACAATGGTTGTtgccacagaaaaagaggaactGCTACAGAGGCCCAAAAAAACTGTTGTCAGCCAGATGTGGTGCTGATGATCCATcagtttgacatttgtggtGTGTGAAACATATGCGAGGGAAGAGGGAGAGCACATTAACAAGGGAAAGTGTCTGAGTAATTGGAGTAAC
Encoded proteins:
- the gpr78b gene encoding G-protein coupled receptor 26 yields the protein MDFAEIIFALFIVVVAVVSLLSNLLVLLCFVHSTEIRRQVPGVFTMNLSFCNILITVLNMPATLVGIIRNQQPFGDCICHTVSFLETFLTANTMLSMAALSIDRWIAVVFPLSYSTKMRYKDALIMVCYSWLHSFTFSLTALLFSWLDYSDVYASCTLQPSKGGSDRIKFSIFTVVFHATSFILSLLILCFTYLKVLKVARFHCKRIDIITMQTLFLLVDIHPSVKQRCLAEQKRRKQRATKKISIFIGSFIICFAPYVITRLAELLPFVDINRHWGIISKCLTYSKAASDPFAYSLLRQQYKKVLVTVVNRLLRRDLYPSSGHNSSLDTENDYCLQRIS